The following coding sequences are from one Diachasmimorpha longicaudata isolate KC_UGA_2023 chromosome 6, iyDiaLong2, whole genome shotgun sequence window:
- the LOC135163939 gene encoding uncharacterized protein LOC135163939, which translates to MGNIGKNEEWWREMDVVAFQKTHQVEKGMEKIIERKNVNKVLRRLGEVLEEREEEQERIIIMGDFNARIGEMQGVAEGGMEQIGEFKERRSQDKTTRNEGKRLISWCEEQALLIQNGRGKGDEEGAITFIGEGAGLGRMLDYVMVKLEGGESPEWFREIVIGEQEGSDHLPINFKVEWGQRSKGGGERRKVEKRLKWKEARREEFIKKWQEEWKEEEGWAEEEVRGRWESLVESTIGAAIKTGRTTGGAGRERAPWDNGEYTEERRTMFKKLRRYRKERNWKNKWEYNQAKKKLKEVRGRLSREWIEGERREVRDGKNYWKQNRGQKKRKENRRGGRAERAEEENAGEEEEELDKEISEEEIRKEINRPKRGKAAGEDGITPEFSKNLSEDGKKETIWTIKELWTREQMIDRWRAATIFPIHKTGEEDDAANYRGVSLPDIGYKIMAEIMAQRLGRWLEEMGKLSEAQAGFRANRSTMEQVFVLDEIRGSRLKRKKGKLYVAFVDFKAAFDKVDRTKLWENMAKMGIKGKFLRMTKKIYEETRNKSHDWIIIGPFSEIVRLRYINDTARCLPNCCKRIKGKSFGISNPQHIKENLRTIKGRLNFIYIMFTTEHAPLFEKFIIDRNIDQEIKLEPSHNLSPLMALQDDRKEVCLDTP; encoded by the exons ATGGGGAATATAGGGAAGAACGAGGAATGGTGGAGAGAAATGGACGTAGTTGCATTTCAGAAGACGCATCAAGTGGAGAAGGGAATGGAGAAAATAATAGAGAG gaaaaatgtaaacaaaGTGCTGAGGAGGCTGGGGGAAGTATTAGAGGAAAGGGAAGAGGAACAGGAAAGGATAATTATAATGGGAGATTTTAACGCAAGGATTGGAGAAATGCAGGGAGTGGCAGAAGGAGGAATGGAACAAATAGGCGAGTTCAAAGAAAGAAGATCGCAGGACAAGACGACAAGGAATGAGGGGAAAAGGTTAATAAGCTGGTGTGAGGAACAGGCATTATTAATACAGAATGGGAGAGGCAAAGGAGACGAGGAGGGGGCAATCACGTTCATAGGGGAAGGAGCGGGGCTGGGACGTATGCTAGACTACGTAATGGTAAAACTGGAAGGAGGGGAGAGCCCTGAATGGTTCAGGGAAATAGTGATAGGGGAACAGGAGGGCTCGGATCACTTAccaataaatttcaaagtgGAATGGGGGCAAAGGAGCAaaggagggggagagagaagGAAGGTAGAAAAAAGACTCAAATGGAAAGAGGCAAGAAGGGAGGAGTTCATAAAGAAATGGCAAGAAGAATGGAAGGAAGAAGAGGGGTGGGCGGAGGAAGAGGTGAGAGGCAGATGGGAGAGTCTAGTCGAAAGCACGATAGGAGCAGCAATAAAAACGGGAAGGACAACGGGAGgagcaggcagagagagagcgCCGTGGGATAATGGGGAGTACACGGAGGAGAGAAGAACAATGTTTAAGAAATTAAGAAGATACAGAAAGGAAAGAAACTGGAAGAACAAGTGGGAATATAACCAGGCAAAAAAGAAACTAAAGGAAGTAAGAGGAAGGCTGTCTAGGGAGTGGATAGAGGGGGAGCGAAGGGAGGTAAGGGATGGAAA GAACTACTGGAAGCAGAACAGGGGAcagaagaagaggaaggagAACAGGCGAGGGGGGA GAGCAGAACGGGCAGAGGAAGAAAATGCgggagaggaggaggaggagttgGATAAAGAAATATCGGAGGAGGAAATAAGAAAGGAAATTAACAGGCCGAAGAGGGGGAAAGCGGCAGGGGAGGACGGAATAACGCCGGAGTTCTCGAAGAACCTGTCGGAGGACGGGAAAAAAGAAACAATATGGACAATCAAGGAACTGTGGACAAGGGAGCAAATGATAGACAGATGGAGAGCAGCGACAATTTTCCCAATCCACAAAACAGGAGAGGAAGACGATGCGGCGAACTATCGGGGAGTATCACTGCCAGAcattggatacaaaataatggCGGAGATAATGGCACAAAGATTAGGAAGGTGGTTAGAGGAGATGGGGAAGCTGTCAGAGGCACAGGCAGGATTTAGAGCAAACAGAAGCACAATGGAACAGGTATTCGTGCTAGATGAAATAAGAGGAAGCAGGctgaagagaaaaaaggggaaaCTATATGTGGCATTCGTAGATTTCAAGGCGGCATTCGATAAAGTGGATAGGACGAAATTGTGGGAGAATATGGCGAAAATGGGAATAAAAGGGAAATTCCTGAGAATGACAAAAAAGATATACGAAGAGACACGGAACAAG TCACACGATTGGATAATCATTGGACCCTTCTCTGAGATTGTACGTCTCAGGTATATCAATGATACGGCAAGGTGTCTCCCAAACTGCTGCAAACGGATA AAAGGGAAGAGTTTTGGCATAAG TAATCCCCAACACATTAAGGAAAACCTGAGAACTATAAAAGGTCGTCTgaattttatatatataatGTTCACGACCGAACATGCTCCCCTTTTCGAGAAATTCATAATTGATCGAAACATTGACCAAGAAATTAAACTAg aaccttCACATAATCTCAGTCCTTTGATGGCCCTTCAAGATGATCGCAAAGAAGTG TGCCTGGATACACCTTAA
- the LOC135163940 gene encoding uncharacterized protein LOC135163940 encodes MEREMEERTGDRMKRRGRPRKGEKKTREKQVGKSDEGLEKYWMGTETEEANKVEKSESEQKGNEQREIKDDREGGGRGVQDEQSTGENATRKGKRKRSKGEKEQKIRKKRHKQKKGWEVTEGVKEEGISKDEGTGREKEETKGIKVTERENNKRKIRDDEPGRENETTKGREAEKTEGLEEKKEERMRDVEAIIREMRESGEKKCKCEIGERERRENREMKKKLEAMEYILEKREEQREKLREEVEYRRKREREREEREKERKEEERRRRERRKEEMTERDEREEAAREKGGRGGTTNSGNRGREEGQGTKDKEEQQKEEKGGWPQGERREKEEEGRRGGKGDGREDKEERGSAPGRKG; translated from the exons atggagagagagatggaagaGAGAACAGGAGACAGGATGAAAAGGAGGGGAAGGCCAAggaaaggagagaaaaaaacaagGGAAAAGCAAGTGGGGAAGAGTGACGAAGGgctggaaaaatattggatgGGCACGGAAACGGAGGAGGCAAACAAGGTGGAAAAAAGTGAAAGTGAACAAAAGGGAAATGAACAGAGGGAAATAAAGGACGATCGGGAGGGGGGTGGAAGAGGGGTTCAGGACGAACAATCGACTGGAGAGAACGCCACAAGGAAAGGGAAGAG AAAGCGGAGCAAAGGAGAGAAGGAACAGAAGATAAGGAAGAAACGACACAAGCAGAAG AAAGGGTGGGAAGTGACAGAAGGGGTCAAAGAGGAGGGGATAAGTAAAGATGAGGGAACAGGGAGGGAAAAAGAGGAGACGAAAGGAATaaaagtgacagaaagagaaaaTAACAAGAGGAAGATACGGGATGACGAACCAGGGAGGGAAAATGAAACAACAAAGGGGAGAGAAGCGGAGAAAACAGAAGGACTGGAGGAAAAGAAGGAGGAAAGAATGAGGGACGTGGAGGCAATAATAAGGGAAATGAGGGaaagtggagagaaaaaatgcaaatgtGAAATCGGGGAAAGGGAGAGGAGAGAAaatagagaaatgaaaaaaaagttagaAGCAATGGAATACATACTGGAAAAGAGGGAGGAGCAGAGAGAGAAGTTACGAGAAGAGGTAGAATACCGGAGGAAAAGAGAGCGTGAAAGGGAGGAaagagagaaggagaggaaAGAGGAGGAAAGAAGGAGAAGAGAAAGACGAAAGGAAGAAAtgacagaaagggacgaaagGGAAGAAGCCGCGAGGGAAAAAGGGGGGCGAGGGGGGACAACGAACAGTGGTAAcagagggagggaggaggggcaGGGGACGAAGGATAAGGAGGAACAGCAGAAAGAGGAGAAAGGAGGATGGCCTCAGGGAGAGAGGAGGGAGAAGGAGGAAGAGGGGAGAAGAGGCGGAAAGGGGGACGGGAGGGAAGATAAGGAGGAGAGAGGGAGCGCACCAGGAAGGAAAGGATGA